Proteins encoded in a region of the Flavobacterium sp. PMTSA4 genome:
- the porL gene encoding type IX secretion system motor protein PorL/GldL, whose protein sequence is MALLSKKTMNFAYGMGAAVVIIGALFKLMHWPGASAMLIIGLGTEALIFGLSAFDPVDQELDWSLVYPELAGGEAKAKDKKEDPKDAQGLLSQKLDNMLKEAKIDGELMASLGNSIKNFEGAAKAISPTVDSVASTKKYAEEMTKAAEQLQTLNGLYQVQLQSAERNAQINNEVAENNLKLKDQMQSLTSNLSSLNNVYGGMLSAMSNR, encoded by the coding sequence ATGGCATTATTAAGCAAAAAAACAATGAATTTCGCTTACGGTATGGGAGCGGCTGTTGTAATTATTGGAGCATTATTCAAATTAATGCACTGGCCTGGAGCAAGTGCGATGCTTATTATAGGACTAGGAACTGAAGCATTAATTTTCGGATTATCAGCTTTCGATCCAGTTGATCAAGAATTAGATTGGTCTTTAGTATATCCAGAATTAGCTGGTGGAGAAGCTAAAGCAAAAGATAAAAAAGAAGATCCAAAAGATGCTCAAGGTTTATTGTCTCAAAAATTAGACAACATGTTAAAAGAAGCAAAAATTGATGGTGAATTAATGGCAAGTTTAGGGAACAGTATCAAAAATTTTGAAGGTGCTGCTAAAGCTATATCTCCAACAGTTGATTCAGTTGCTTCTACTAAAAAATATGCAGAAGAAATGACTAAAGCTGCTGAGCAATTACAAACATTAAACGGATTATACCAAGTTCAACTTCAAAGTGCAGAGAGAAATGCTCAAATTAACAATGAAGTTGCTGAGAATAATTTAAAATTAAAAGATCAAATGCAATCACTAACTTCTAACCTATCTTCATTGAACAATGTTTATGGTGGAATGTTATCTGCAATGAGTAATAGATAA